aaaaaaaaaaaagatatgttaAGCAAAAATGTAAAGCttctgaattttgggttttcaaaATAAGCCATACTcatccaaatttaaaaaaagacaaggcTTGAAATAATTCACTCTATGTGTCATGAACCTATATCATATatggtttgactttctgaaatgactgacaaaaaatataaaactttttcataatattattattattattattattattattattattattattatttagatgTACCTGCATGTGTTCTGTTGGCAAATATAACAGTCTAAACTAAAGCATGGATGGGCAACAccatcacagcgggggccaaaaaaaatctatgtatctgatccgagggccacattatcaacatttatgtcagcatttagaataatgattgatctgagcattaacacatgaGGGGGGGCGTGGGGGGTCTTTTTTGGGGGGCTTTgtctgtgattttgttttgtcagtttttagtcatgttgcatgtttttgttgtaattttctgtatttttctgccactttccgCATTTTGGTtctcgatttgtgtgtttttagggtcaatttctgtttatttgttgttttcatttgtttggtataattattataattagtgttgttttcatttatgattctttctttgtttcttatATGCTACTCTGTCTTTCTTATTACCCCACAGAGAGGAATAaagtttttctgattctgattctgtattttcctgtcattttgtgcacttttgttgacagtttgtgcgtctttaaatctattctgtaatgtgttggtttctttttttgtgtgtgtgagttttggcagtcattttgtttgatCAAGTgcttgttgtgtctgtctttgttgtcattttgtgttttgagagTTATTGTGTGGGACTTTATATTTCTTCCAAcatcttgaaatacaatttttaggaatttgttttgggggccacacaaaattagaccgaagGCCATATGTGGCCcgcgggccaccagttgcctaagCTGGCCTAAAGAATGGCAACAGGTGCAGGGAAAACAGCAACAAACTAGGATTTTGTGCCAATTGGTGGCTGAGAactgcaaaacacatttacaaatgccacaacaaatttacaactttgaaaacaaatatacataattatctaaatatatatatatatagcaaaaCACTTGTAGAACAAATGTAGTATTTTGATAAGAAATTTACATAATTAGTTGGCAAAAAATGccaaatagcaaaacacttttacaaatgttgcaaCAGATTGTATTTTACATGCACTTGTTTGCATCCACAAAACGGCCGAAACATTCTTTATCTAAGAAATACGGTCAAAACTTTCCAAGCAAATAAGAAAAGCAGTGGAACGTTACAGCTTGCCAGATCGACTTCTGGCATCTCGGACCCTCCTTTTCTGTATGATTTCACgcaacaaattaacaaaaaatcaCAAGACTTTCACAAAAGCCGCAGATTCAAAAATTACTGCAACGCTTTAACAAAAggtaaaaacaaattaacaaatatggaaagacttttacacTTAAAATGCACCATCGTAAATCTGATTCGATGTTTGCAAAAGTGTTTAGCACTAACTTGGTATGAAAAGCTACATCAAAGCCACCCTCTATgcaccctttttttcttttctttttgtgcagAGACCAGGTTCAGTGCCATACACAAATAATGTTCCTATACTGCACATATTCATTTGGCATTGCTTTGTGCTAAGGGCAACACatagacaaacaaccactcacatttacattcactcctacaggcaatttagaaactccaatcaacctaacagtcatatttttggattgtgggaggaagccatgagtacccagaggaaacccatgcaacacagtgagaacatgcaaactccacacagaaaggatccaagtgtccaccccagggcttgaaccctgAGGTGGACGTTCTAACCACCAAGCATCTGTGCGCCCAACTTTGGAAACCATAGTCATTCTAGCatcaaaaacagcagaaattcCAAGCCTCTTGTCTATAACTTGAATAACAAGGAGAGCCTGTGGGTTGTGTGTTAGCAGGCTAGAGATATAAGAGGGAAAGTAAAGGTCAGAAAAGCTTCTCTGTTGATTAGTTCAGGCGTGACCAATCAATCAAGCCTTTGGTTCTAGTGAGTGGCTGCAAAAAGGGCCAGTGCGGAAACGTACCAGTCAGAACACGATTACAGCAGAAAGCTGAACACAGCCCTAAtactcatttatttatatatctgtACAAGAAACATGTGTTTGAACCGAATCTGGAACTGTTAAGAGACCtgctacaaaacaaaacacaaaccaaTAAAATATTAACACAAAAACCATGAAAAACTAGAGACTTCATTAGTTTGCGGAGAACATATTCTGACAGAATAAACATAAACTGAAGAGTGAAAACCAGAAATCCCaaggagggagaaaaaaaaccctacattttatttttttcactgtaaaaatcTGTTTAGACTGATTTGATGCTGGATAATTATACCACATTGTAGctgacaacagaaaaaaacatggttattaaaatataaagtttaaaATCGTCCACTATAGCTTTCATGtttcaaagaaaacaaagtacaGCATGAAGAGAAAATGCTTGTTCGTGTCTTACCTCCTCAGATGTTCTCCTCCTATCAGGTAGAACCAGGGTGTTAGCATGACTTCCAGGGACTATAGTAGATCCAATACTCATCCTGGGTCCAACCAACATGTAGCGTTTATCTCCTGATCTGTACTGGATGCTGTGACACAGTGTCCCATCATAGTTTGGCTCCTGCAGATATTTAGAAGTATAGTCTGTGGATTTGGAGCACTGCATTGCAATCAGCACGATGATGCTGATGACAAAAAGCAGTGAAACTGCTCCCAGAGTGATCATCAGGTAAAAAGTCACATCACTGTCTTCATCATCTTTAGCTGCACTTTGAACATCAGAGGCTGCAAAAGCCTCTTTGGGCTCCACCACTTTGACCATCACAGTAGCTGTTGCTGACAGTGACACGTTGCCATTGTCTTTGACCAGTATGAGCAGTTTGTGCTCAGCCTCGTCTGTCTCTGTGAATGAGCGAAGTGTTCTGATCTGTCCTGTATAGCGGTCCAAACTAAACAGACTGTGGTCACTCACATCCTGCAGTGAGAAGAGCAGCCAGCCGTTATATCCTATATCAGCGTCATAGGCTCGGACTTTGGTCACCAAGTGTCCTGCGTGGACATTGCGGGGAATCTCCTGCACACCTTCAGCAGAGCCGTTGGAGCTGACTGGATACAGGATGACTGGAGCGTTGTCGTTCTGATCCAGAATGAACACGTGGACTGTGACGTTGCTGCTCAGTGACGGAGTTCCAGAATCTGTGGCAACAACTTGGAACTGGAACGTTTTCACAGCCTCAAAGTCAAAACTCTTCAGAGCTGAGATTTCTCcattctctgagtttatgttTAGGAAGGAAGTTATATCTTTTTGACTCCCATCTCTTACTAAATGATAAGCAATGACTGCATTGTCATTTATGTCGTTGTCTGTTGCACTTACAGAAAATATTGACTTCCCAGCAATATTATTCTCATCTAAGTAAAACCGTAAAGggttaatatcaaaatgtggACTGTTATCATTTACATCTGCTACGTGGATGCTCACAGTTTTAAATGCTGATAATGGAGGCTCACCACAGTCTGTGGctttaattataatttcataATGTGATACTTTCTCCCGATCTAACAAGCCCTTGGTGATTATTGAATATGTGTTTTCTTGATATGAGGGTTTTAGTTCAAAAGGTACATCATTAATGATGCTGGATATTATTTTTCCATTCACACCAGAGTCTTTGTCCTTTACGCTCAGCAGTGAAACAACTGTACCAGGTTTTGAGTTTTCTGACACAGTGTTTGACAGAGATGTTACGTCTATTTCTGGAGAATTATCGTTTACGTCTATTATTTTTATAACTAGCCGACACTCGCCTGACAATGGAGGTGTCCCTTTATCAGAAGCCTCAACGTCTAATCCATACACATCATTTTCTTCATAGTCCACCAGAcctttaatcacaattactccTGTTAATTTGTCGAGCTCAAAAATATTATATTCTTGTGGACTGAGGGTTTTTCCCAAACTGTATTCAACTTCTCCATTTATTCCCTCATCATGATCTGTGGCATTCATTCTAAACACTGAAGTACCAACAGGAATATTTTCCTTTACTGACATCTCATAAACCTCTTGACTAAATATGGGTCGATTATCATTAATATCAAGAACAATAATAGACACGTTCAGTGTAGCTGATCTGGGAGGTTTACCTCCATCTACTGCTGTAACCAGCAgcatgtgtttatttctttgttctctATCTAAGGATTTTTTTAACACTAAAAACGGAATTTTTTTTGCATCAATTTGACGGATATTTAGATCAAAATGTTCATTTGCTGTTAAAGTGTATGTGCGGATGGAGTTTATTCCTGCATCCGGATCCCTGGCTGTGTGTAGTTGAAAACGTTTCCCTGGAAGCGTTTGTTCAGctatttcaaatgtttgatGCTTTTCTGGAAAACTCGGAGAATGGTCATTAACATCCGTTATTTCTACAACTACATAGTGAATTTCTAAAGGATTCTCCACCAGTATTTTCAACTCTATCAGACAGGTACCGCTGCCCGGACACAGCTCCTCCCTGTCAATCTTATTGTCCACGTAGAGAGCCCCGTTACTCTGGTTCACCTCAAAAATAGCGTCCGATCCCCCGGACACGACACGGAACCGTCGATCCGTTAAAGAAGCCACGTCCAGTCCGAAATCCTTCGCGACGTTTCCAACCACAGTTCCCTCCCGCACCTCCTCCGGTGTAACATACCGTATCTGAGCCAAAGCTTCGCGTTGTGCCAAAAGGACAGTCGCCAAAAAGACGGTAAACCAGGATAAATTCCACATTCCAGGTGCTGTATACGTCCTCATCGTTATTCGATAAAAACAAGCACTGATGCAAGCAGACAAAGAGGATCATTAAACAGCGGAGAGCCGCATTTTCACAGAATGAAAAgaacctgctgctgctgtggtttGAGAGCTCTGCTTTGCTCAGAGGACAAACAAAGGGTTGGAAGGAAAGGGACGGATATAGTGGAGGGTTTCCTGATTTAACACTGACACCAAGAGGAAAACACTGACAATGTGTAACTAGTTTCATTTTTCTGCtaggaaaaaaatatagaagCGTATTTGTTCCataattattacaaaataatgtattttcaaTGATTTATGATCTTCCTTGCTTTTCATCAAGCTTCGTAGGTTGtctctttttaaaattatattaataaatgtgttcAATCAAGAAAATATTTTATAGTTATTAATTCACATTatatctctctctgtgtgtgtgttccttctGTAGACAGCCCTCTCAGTCAAAATGACCCACGTTCCCTAAACATAATTATTAGAAGTGTGCCAATAcattgattattagattaatcgCGATTCGACACGTGACGATTTGATAACGatacataaatgttaa
The genomic region above belongs to Gouania willdenowi chromosome 10, fGouWil2.1, whole genome shotgun sequence and contains:
- the LOC114470747 gene encoding protocadherin alpha-8-like; this translates as MRTYTAPGMWNLSWFTVFLATVLLAQREALAQIRYVTPEEVREGTVVGNVAKDFGLDVASLTDRRFRVVSGGSDAIFEVNQSNGALYVDNKIDREELCPGSGTCLIELKILVENPLEIHYVVVEITDVNDHSPSFPEKHQTFEIAEQTLPGKRFQLHTARDPDAGINSIRTYTLTANEHFDLNIRQIDAKKIPFLVLKKSLDREQRNKHMLLVTAVDGGKPPRSATLNVSIIVLDINDNRPIFSQEVYEMSVKENIPVGTSVFRMNATDHDEGINGEVEYSLGKTLSPQEYNIFELDKLTGVIVIKGLVDYEENDVYGLDVEASDKGTPPLSGECRLVIKIIDVNDNSPEIDVTSLSNTVSENSKPGTVVSLLSVKDKDSGVNGKIISSIINDVPFELKPSYQENTYSIITKGLLDREKVSHYEIIIKATDCGEPPLSAFKTVSIHVADVNDNSPHFDINPLRFYLDENNIAGKSIFSVSATDNDINDNAVIAYHLVRDGSQKDITSFLNINSENGEISALKSFDFEAVKTFQFQVVATDSGTPSLSSNVTVHVFILDQNDNAPVILYPVSSNGSAEGVQEIPRNVHAGHLVTKVRAYDADIGYNGWLLFSLQDVSDHSLFSLDRYTGQIRTLRSFTETDEAEHKLLILVKDNGNVSLSATATVMVKVVEPKEAFAASDVQSAAKDDEDSDVTFYLMITLGAVSLLFVISIIVLIAMQCSKSTDYTSKYLQEPNYDGTLCHSIQYRSGDKRYMLVGPRMSIGSTIVPGSHANTLVLPDRRRTSEEVRHEQAFSLHAVLCFL